In a single window of the Agromyces sp. H17E-10 genome:
- a CDS encoding Mrp/NBP35 family ATP-binding protein, translating to MERAVRRALESVIDPEIRKPVTDLDMVDRVVEVASGRVEVGIRLTIVGCPASDRIERDVRQAAESVVGPGNASVELSVMTPAQRAALTERLRGGRAARGNPFGPGTLTKVIAVTSGKGGVGKSTVTANLAVALAARGLSVGLVDADVHGFSIPGLLGLVDDEGLAARPTRVDEMILPPVAHGVKVISIGMFIEPSGPGGRASSTAVAWRGPMLHRTLSQFLTDVYFGDLDVLLVDLPPGTGDIAISLGQLLPNAEVVVVTTPQAAAADVAERSGVVARQTGQRIVGVIENMAGLVQPDGQVLDLFGSGGGELVAERLSTGQPEPVPLLASVPLSMALRQGGDDGVPVVVAAPDDPAARAIEQVAARLAGMPRDLSGRRLDVSVR from the coding sequence ATCGAGCGCGCCGTCCGGCGCGCGCTCGAGTCGGTCATCGACCCCGAGATCCGCAAGCCCGTCACCGATCTCGACATGGTCGATCGCGTCGTCGAGGTCGCCAGCGGCCGGGTCGAGGTCGGCATCCGGCTGACGATCGTGGGATGCCCCGCCTCCGACCGCATCGAGCGCGACGTGCGGCAGGCCGCCGAGTCCGTCGTCGGCCCCGGCAACGCATCCGTCGAGCTCTCGGTCATGACCCCCGCGCAGCGGGCCGCCCTCACTGAGCGCCTCCGCGGTGGCCGGGCCGCACGCGGCAACCCCTTCGGCCCGGGCACGCTCACGAAGGTGATCGCGGTCACGAGCGGCAAGGGCGGTGTCGGCAAGTCGACGGTCACGGCCAACCTCGCGGTCGCGCTCGCGGCACGCGGCCTCTCGGTCGGGCTCGTCGACGCCGACGTGCACGGGTTCTCCATCCCGGGGCTGCTCGGGCTCGTCGACGACGAGGGCCTCGCCGCCCGGCCGACCCGGGTCGACGAGATGATCCTGCCGCCCGTCGCGCACGGCGTGAAGGTCATCTCGATCGGCATGTTCATCGAGCCTTCGGGGCCGGGCGGTCGCGCGTCGTCGACGGCGGTCGCCTGGCGCGGGCCGATGCTGCACCGCACGCTCTCGCAGTTCCTCACCGACGTCTACTTCGGCGATCTCGACGTGCTGCTCGTCGACCTGCCGCCCGGCACGGGCGACATCGCCATCTCGCTCGGGCAGTTGCTGCCCAACGCCGAGGTCGTCGTCGTCACGACCCCGCAGGCCGCGGCGGCCGACGTGGCCGAACGCTCGGGCGTGGTCGCACGGCAGACCGGTCAGCGCATCGTCGGCGTCATCGAGAACATGGCCGGGCTGGTGCAGCCCGACGGGCAGGTGCTCGACCTGTTCGGGTCGGGCGGCGGCGAACTCGTCGCCGAGCGGCTCTCGACGGGCCAGCCCGAGCCCGTTCCGCTCCTCGCGAGCGTGCCGCTCAGCATGGCGCTGCGGCAGGGCGGCGACGACGGCGTGCCCGTCGTGGTCGCGGCACCCGACGACCCCGCCGCCCGAGCGATCGAGCAGGTCGCGGCCCGCCTGGCCGGGATGCCGCGCGACCTCTCCGGTCGCCGCCTCGACGTCTCGGTGCGCTGA
- a CDS encoding DUF1003 domain-containing protein: MARAESEDRRFDTPKGIRRNAPFRGSGDSDRFGRFTEWVARAMGTPGFLVGLSVFALGWMAWNTFGPEAWRFDSFAFGFTALTLVLSLQASYAAPLILLAQNRQDDRDRVQIEQDRQRAERNLADTEYLAREVVALRLAVKDLASKEFIRAELRAMLEELDRRDDEEAERAG, from the coding sequence ATGGCACGCGCTGAGTCGGAAGACCGTCGATTCGACACACCGAAGGGCATCCGCCGCAACGCCCCGTTCCGCGGCTCGGGCGACAGCGACCGGTTCGGCCGCTTCACCGAGTGGGTCGCGCGTGCCATGGGCACGCCCGGCTTCCTCGTCGGGCTGTCGGTGTTCGCCCTCGGCTGGATGGCCTGGAACACGTTCGGCCCCGAGGCGTGGCGCTTCGACTCGTTCGCGTTCGGCTTCACCGCCCTCACGCTCGTGCTCTCGCTGCAGGCGTCGTACGCGGCCCCGCTCATCCTGCTCGCGCAGAACCGGCAGGACGACCGCGACCGCGTGCAGATCGAGCAGGACCGGCAGCGCGCCGAGCGCAACCTCGCCGACACCGAGTACCTCGCCCGTGAGGTCGTGGCGCTGCGTCTCGCCGTGAAGGACCTGGCCTCGAAGGAGTTCATCCGCGCCGAGCTGCGCGCGATGCTCGAGGAGCTCGACCGGCGCGACGACGAGGAGGCCGAGCGTGCCGGCTGA
- a CDS encoding magnesium transporter MgtE N-terminal domain-containing protein yields MSATRVFVARLAGCAVFDPNGDRVGKVRDVLVVYRKSDPPRVVGLIVEIPGKRRVFVSIGRVTSIGGGQIITTGLINLRRFEQRGGEVRVIAEMLGRKVRFNDGSGTATIEDVAIEEQEPGEWEVDQLFVRRPKGASPFSKGQSAYVTWREVREHAAVGEAQSAEQLIATYSELKPADLANTLLDLPAQRRQEVAEELPDDRLADVLEEMPEADQVDILAGLGDDRAADVLDHMQPDDAADLIAQLPEERGEHLLELMEPEEAEDVRFLLSYGPDTAGGLMTTEPIIVSADATVAEGLALIRRHDLPPALGAAVCVTLPPYEPPTGRFLGIVHFQRMLRYPPHERLGTLIDQGLEPVTADTSAAEVSRILASYDLVSVPVVDEKHRLVGVVTIDDVLDYLLPDDWRSHPDEQELAKRSTARAQLTTGSIPIPYGRRGADGTR; encoded by the coding sequence GTGAGCGCCACGAGAGTCTTCGTCGCCCGACTCGCCGGGTGCGCCGTCTTCGACCCCAATGGCGATCGAGTGGGCAAGGTGCGCGACGTCCTCGTCGTGTACCGCAAGAGCGACCCCCCGCGCGTGGTCGGGCTCATCGTCGAGATCCCCGGCAAGCGTCGCGTGTTCGTCTCGATCGGACGCGTCACCTCGATCGGCGGGGGCCAGATCATCACGACGGGGCTCATCAACCTGCGCCGCTTCGAGCAGCGCGGCGGCGAGGTGCGCGTGATCGCCGAGATGCTCGGTCGCAAGGTGCGCTTCAACGACGGCTCGGGCACCGCGACGATCGAAGACGTCGCGATCGAGGAGCAGGAGCCCGGCGAGTGGGAGGTCGACCAGCTCTTCGTGCGCCGACCCAAGGGCGCGTCGCCGTTCTCGAAGGGCCAGTCGGCGTACGTCACGTGGCGCGAGGTGCGCGAGCACGCCGCCGTCGGAGAGGCGCAGTCGGCCGAGCAGCTCATCGCCACCTACTCCGAGCTGAAGCCCGCCGACCTCGCCAACACGCTGCTCGACCTGCCCGCGCAGCGCCGCCAGGAGGTGGCCGAGGAACTCCCCGACGACCGCCTCGCCGACGTGCTGGAAGAGATGCCCGAGGCCGACCAGGTCGACATCCTCGCGGGCCTCGGCGACGATCGCGCCGCCGACGTGCTCGACCACATGCAGCCCGACGATGCGGCCGACCTCATCGCGCAGCTGCCCGAGGAGCGCGGCGAGCACCTGCTCGAGCTCATGGAGCCCGAAGAGGCCGAGGACGTGCGGTTCCTGCTGTCGTACGGCCCCGACACCGCGGGCGGACTCATGACGACCGAGCCGATCATCGTGTCGGCCGACGCGACCGTCGCCGAGGGGCTCGCGCTCATCCGCCGGCACGACCTGCCGCCCGCGCTCGGCGCGGCCGTGTGCGTGACGCTGCCGCCGTACGAGCCGCCGACCGGCCGGTTCCTCGGCATCGTGCACTTCCAGCGCATGCTGCGCTACCCGCCGCACGAGCGGCTCGGCACCCTCATCGACCAGGGCCTCGAGCCCGTGACCGCCGACACCTCCGCCGCCGAGGTCAGCCGCATCCTCGCGAGCTACGACCTCGTCTCGGTGCCGGTGGTCGACGAGAAGCATCGACTCGTCGGGGTGGTGACGATTGACGACGTGCTCGACTACCTGCTGCCCGATGACTGGCGAAGTCACCCCGATGAACAGGAGCTGGCCAAACGCAGCACGGCGCGGGCCCAGCTGACCACGGGGAGCATCCCCATCCCGTACGGAAGGAGGGGCGCAGATGGCACGCGCTGA
- a CDS encoding general stress protein, with the protein MTNQSPFGGRAGRELPTMPKGETVASFETYAEAQAAVDRLSKAEFPVKELAIIGTDLATVERITGKLTWSRAAGAGAISGAWFGLFLGLLFFIFAPSGASFGILGAAVLIGAGFGMIFSVVSYSVNRRRRDFTSNIQVLATHYAIIITDPSHVARARNLLGTAGEAAPAAPAPPAAHSTPAPPAPPSPPSVPVPPVAAAVDDRSATDAGDEASDSAAAQGDEPRALTYGEAQDAARRAAREAEAARRRGSEGDGA; encoded by the coding sequence GTGACGAACCAGAGCCCGTTCGGCGGCCGTGCCGGCCGCGAACTCCCGACCATGCCGAAGGGCGAGACGGTCGCGAGCTTCGAGACCTACGCCGAGGCGCAGGCCGCCGTCGACCGGCTGTCGAAGGCCGAGTTCCCCGTGAAGGAGCTCGCGATCATCGGCACCGACCTGGCCACCGTCGAGCGCATCACCGGCAAGCTCACCTGGAGTCGTGCCGCGGGCGCCGGGGCGATCTCGGGCGCGTGGTTCGGACTCTTCCTCGGGCTGCTGTTCTTCATCTTCGCGCCGAGCGGGGCGTCGTTCGGCATCCTCGGCGCGGCCGTGCTCATCGGCGCCGGCTTCGGCATGATCTTCAGCGTCGTCTCGTACTCGGTGAACCGTCGCCGCCGCGACTTCACCTCGAACATCCAGGTGCTCGCGACCCACTACGCGATCATCATCACCGACCCCTCGCACGTCGCGCGGGCGCGCAACCTGCTCGGCACCGCGGGGGAGGCGGCGCCTGCGGCGCCTGCGCCGCCGGCCGCACATTCGACGCCGGCACCGCCCGCGCCGCCGTCGCCGCCTTCGGTGCCGGTGCCGCCGGTCGCCGCTGCGGTCGACGACCGATCTGCGACCGACGCCGGCGACGAGGCATCCGATTCAGCGGCTGCGCAGGGCGACGAACCGCGCGCGCTCACCTACGGCGAGGCGCAGGATGCCGCGCGCCGGGCCGCACGGGAGGCCGAGGCCGCCCGCCGTCGTGGCTCGGAGGGCGACGGCGCCTGA
- a CDS encoding M1 family metallopeptidase, protein MSHRRTMLAALSAAGLALAVVAAPAVATAAPGKPGQPRYSAGADGAGDPYFPLAGNGGIDLQHIDLDLDYTPPAPEPAPLEGQLDGVATIDLRATQDLDRFNLDLRGLTVHRVTVGGKPMAFTQTENELVITPRPKLKAGQGSQVVVEYGGTTTQPRDIDDELYGWVTTRDGAMVVSEPDGAATWFPVSDHPSDKASYDFEITVPDGLVAVANGTLADQSTNDGRTTWTWHAPDQMAAYLATASVGDYTLNRYTTPDGLEIIDAVDPALPASASASLALAPEMIAFFEDRFGPYPFVAYGAIVDDDSVGYALETQTRSFFSRRASEGTAAHELAHQWMGDQVSPGRWADIWLNEGWASYASWMWSEEQGRATAQTNFDEVMSTPADDEFWSLVVADPQPHGLFAGAVYDRGAATLHALRVKIGDDAFFELAKEWVERFGGGTATTADFTALAEEVSGTQLDAFFQTWLYAPEKPTTW, encoded by the coding sequence ATGTCGCACCGTCGCACCATGCTCGCCGCCCTCAGTGCCGCCGGCCTCGCGCTCGCGGTCGTCGCCGCTCCCGCGGTCGCCACGGCGGCGCCCGGCAAGCCCGGCCAGCCACGGTACAGCGCCGGCGCCGATGGGGCCGGCGACCCGTACTTCCCGCTCGCCGGCAACGGCGGCATCGACCTGCAGCACATCGACCTCGACCTCGACTACACGCCGCCCGCACCCGAACCCGCTCCACTCGAAGGGCAGCTCGACGGCGTCGCGACGATCGACCTGCGCGCCACGCAGGACCTCGATCGCTTCAACCTCGACCTGCGGGGGCTCACCGTGCATCGCGTCACGGTCGGCGGCAAGCCGATGGCGTTCACGCAGACCGAGAACGAGCTCGTCATCACCCCACGACCGAAGCTGAAGGCCGGGCAGGGCTCACAGGTCGTCGTCGAGTACGGCGGCACCACGACGCAACCCCGAGACATCGACGACGAACTCTACGGCTGGGTGACGACGCGCGACGGCGCGATGGTCGTCTCCGAGCCCGACGGAGCGGCCACCTGGTTCCCCGTGAGCGATCACCCGAGCGACAAGGCGAGCTACGACTTCGAGATCACCGTCCCCGACGGGCTCGTCGCGGTCGCCAACGGCACGCTGGCCGACCAGTCGACGAACGATGGACGCACGACGTGGACCTGGCATGCGCCCGACCAGATGGCGGCGTACCTCGCGACCGCGAGTGTCGGCGACTACACCCTCAACCGTTACACGACGCCCGACGGGCTCGAGATCATCGACGCCGTCGACCCGGCACTGCCCGCATCCGCATCGGCGTCGCTCGCCCTCGCTCCGGAGATGATCGCGTTCTTCGAGGACCGCTTCGGGCCCTACCCGTTCGTCGCCTACGGCGCGATCGTCGACGACGACTCGGTCGGCTACGCGCTCGAGACGCAGACGCGTTCGTTCTTCTCGCGACGGGCGAGCGAGGGGACGGCGGCGCACGAGCTCGCCCACCAATGGATGGGCGATCAGGTCAGCCCCGGGCGCTGGGCCGACATCTGGCTCAACGAAGGCTGGGCGAGCTACGCCTCGTGGATGTGGAGCGAGGAGCAGGGCCGGGCCACCGCGCAAACGAACTTCGATGAGGTGATGTCGACGCCCGCCGATGACGAGTTCTGGAGCCTCGTGGTCGCCGACCCGCAGCCGCACGGGCTCTTCGCGGGCGCCGTCTACGACCGCGGCGCCGCCACCCTGCACGCCCTGCGCGTGAAGATCGGCGACGACGCCTTCTTCGAGCTCGCGAAGGAGTGGGTGGAGCGCTTCGGCGGCGGCACGGCGACCACCGCCGACTTCACCGCCCTCGCCGAGGAGGTGTCGGGCACGCAGCTCGACGCCTTCTTCCAGACCTGGCTGTACGCGCCCGAGAAGCCGACCACCTGGTAG
- a CDS encoding TIGR02611 family protein — translation MATGRDAQRTALEAELAHEIAEAEHPDRPVRRVLRRLRQAIGRRPGLLRAYRVLVGVLGGTIAVGGLLLVPLPGPGWLVVFLGLAILGTEFAWAKRLAAFTKRQLARFWDWWRARRAARTTA, via the coding sequence ATGGCCACCGGACGAGACGCCCAGCGGACCGCGCTCGAAGCCGAACTCGCTCACGAGATCGCCGAGGCGGAGCATCCCGACCGCCCGGTCAGGCGGGTGCTCCGGCGGCTGCGGCAGGCGATCGGTCGCCGCCCCGGCCTGCTGCGCGCCTACCGGGTGCTCGTCGGGGTGCTCGGCGGAACCATCGCCGTCGGCGGTCTGCTGCTCGTGCCGCTGCCCGGTCCGGGCTGGCTCGTCGTGTTCCTCGGGCTCGCGATCCTCGGCACCGAGTTCGCCTGGGCGAAGCGCCTCGCGGCGTTCACCAAGCGGCAGCTCGCCCGGTTCTGGGACTGGTGGCGCGCGCGGCGTGCGGCTCGTACCACCGCCTGA
- a CDS encoding aminopeptidase P family protein, which yields MANSSDTSTTETAAAANPSGDEAGRNANRSTTPGSEGFKSFISSGWADRDETLPAARPQAAYAAARRARVSAEFPGQRLIIPAGDMKQRANDTEYPFRAHSAFAHLTGWGSDSEPGAVLVLEPTGDTGHDATVYFRERAGRDSEEFYANAAIGEFWIGPRPSLAHVAADLAVATRDIREFDAVIDAVDTATLVVREADASLTERVDHARIRYAAERVLSENAQDAAFSLEIGDEHEPDGELARAVSELRLVKDDFEIAEMRAAIDATERGFGEVLAELPRITSEVRGERVIEGVFATRARLEGNDVGYGSIAAAGPHATILHWTRNDGAVVPGDLVLLDAGVELDTYYTADITRTFPVNGTFSPVQRQVYEAVLEAADAAFAIVRPGIVFREVHAAAMQVIARKTAEWGFLPVSAEESLEPDNQFHRRYMVHGTSHHLGLDVHDCAQARRGLYMDGVVEAGMIFTIEPGLYFQPDDLTVPEEFRGIGVRIEDDILVTADGAENLSVRIPRTADDVEAWVRGAGR from the coding sequence ATGGCGAACTCGAGCGACACCTCCACCACCGAGACCGCGGCCGCGGCGAACCCCTCCGGCGACGAGGCCGGGCGCAACGCGAACCGGTCGACGACGCCGGGCTCTGAGGGTTTCAAGTCCTTCATCTCGAGCGGCTGGGCCGATCGCGACGAGACGCTGCCCGCCGCTCGCCCGCAGGCCGCCTACGCCGCGGCACGGCGAGCTCGGGTCTCGGCCGAGTTCCCCGGCCAGCGGCTCATCATCCCCGCGGGTGACATGAAGCAGCGCGCCAACGACACCGAGTATCCCTTCCGCGCCCACTCCGCGTTCGCGCACCTCACCGGCTGGGGCTCCGACTCCGAGCCCGGCGCCGTGCTCGTGCTCGAGCCGACCGGCGACACGGGTCACGACGCGACCGTCTACTTCCGCGAGCGCGCGGGCCGCGACTCCGAGGAGTTCTACGCGAACGCCGCGATCGGCGAGTTCTGGATCGGCCCGCGTCCCTCGCTCGCGCACGTCGCCGCCGACCTGGCGGTCGCGACCCGCGACATCCGCGAGTTCGACGCCGTCATCGACGCGGTCGACACGGCGACGCTCGTCGTGCGCGAGGCCGACGCGTCCCTCACCGAGCGCGTCGACCACGCCCGCATCCGCTACGCGGCCGAGCGCGTGCTCAGCGAGAACGCGCAGGACGCCGCGTTCTCGCTCGAGATCGGCGACGAGCACGAGCCCGACGGCGAACTCGCTCGTGCCGTCAGCGAGCTCCGCCTCGTGAAGGATGACTTCGAGATCGCCGAGATGCGCGCAGCGATCGACGCGACCGAACGCGGGTTCGGCGAAGTGCTCGCCGAACTTCCCCGCATCACCTCCGAGGTGCGGGGCGAGCGCGTGATCGAGGGAGTCTTCGCGACCCGCGCCCGCCTCGAGGGCAACGACGTCGGCTACGGTTCGATCGCCGCCGCCGGCCCGCACGCGACGATCCTGCACTGGACCCGCAACGACGGCGCCGTCGTGCCGGGCGACCTGGTGCTGCTCGACGCGGGCGTCGAGCTCGACACGTACTACACGGCCGACATCACGCGCACCTTCCCCGTGAACGGCACCTTCTCCCCCGTGCAGCGCCAGGTCTACGAGGCCGTGCTCGAAGCGGCCGACGCGGCGTTCGCCATCGTGCGACCCGGCATCGTCTTCCGCGAGGTGCACGCGGCCGCGATGCAGGTGATCGCCCGCAAGACCGCCGAGTGGGGCTTCCTGCCGGTGTCGGCCGAGGAGTCGCTCGAGCCCGACAACCAGTTCCACCGCCGCTACATGGTGCACGGCACGAGCCACCACCTGGGTCTCGACGTGCACGACTGCGCGCAGGCCCGACGCGGGCTCTACATGGACGGCGTCGTCGAGGCGGGCATGATCTTCACGATCGAGCCGGGCCTCTACTTCCAGCCCGACGACCTCACCGTGCCCGAGGAGTTCCGCGGCATCGGCGTGCGAATCGAGGACGACATCCTCGTCACCGCCGACGGCGCCGAGAACCTGTCGGTGCGCATCCCGCGCACGGCCGACGACGTCGAGGCGTGGGTGCGCGGCGCCGGGCGCTGA
- a CDS encoding endonuclease/exonuclease/phosphatase family protein, with translation MLPRILGWVVVIGTAAIAAMLVWPQAFGLQNQWIAAHVVALRGVAAIGGTVAAVLFCLLAIPRRPRRFALAMATVLALFAAGNVAVLAVRGAETTAPDAAAEATPDTVTVVSWNTLGEVPDAATIAGLALDEGADVVVLPETTDSLGEDVAVAMREGGSPMWVHTQAYDDIAKARSTTLLISPDLGDYEVVSADYPGPPGNTNTLPSVVADPTSGDGPRIVAVHAVAPIRWELRNWRSDLDWLAEQCSRENTIMAGDFNATVDHFAWRGVDGGDLGLCRDAAVQARSAAVGTWPTDLPPLLGSPIDHVLATPGWTVEGFRVVESLDDAGSDHRPIVATLRRASAG, from the coding sequence ATGCTCCCCCGCATCCTCGGATGGGTCGTGGTCATCGGCACGGCCGCCATCGCCGCCATGCTCGTCTGGCCGCAGGCGTTCGGCCTGCAGAACCAGTGGATCGCCGCCCACGTCGTCGCGCTCCGCGGCGTCGCGGCCATCGGCGGGACGGTCGCGGCGGTGCTGTTCTGCCTGCTCGCCATCCCGCGTCGGCCGCGCCGCTTCGCGCTCGCCATGGCGACCGTGCTCGCCCTCTTCGCCGCGGGCAACGTCGCGGTGCTCGCGGTGCGGGGCGCAGAGACGACGGCACCGGATGCCGCGGCCGAGGCGACGCCCGACACGGTCACGGTGGTCTCGTGGAACACGCTCGGCGAAGTGCCCGACGCGGCCACCATCGCCGGGCTCGCGCTCGACGAGGGGGCCGACGTCGTCGTGCTGCCCGAGACGACGGACTCCCTCGGCGAGGACGTGGCCGTCGCGATGCGCGAGGGCGGGTCGCCCATGTGGGTGCACACGCAGGCGTACGACGACATCGCGAAAGCGCGATCGACGACGCTGCTCATCAGCCCCGACCTCGGCGACTACGAGGTCGTCTCGGCCGACTACCCCGGCCCGCCGGGCAACACGAACACGCTGCCGAGCGTCGTCGCCGACCCGACGTCGGGCGACGGACCGCGCATCGTCGCGGTGCATGCGGTCGCCCCGATCCGGTGGGAGCTGCGCAACTGGCGCAGCGACCTCGACTGGCTCGCCGAGCAGTGCTCGCGCGAGAACACGATCATGGCCGGCGACTTCAACGCGACGGTCGACCACTTCGCCTGGCGCGGCGTCGACGGCGGCGATCTCGGGCTCTGCCGGGATGCCGCGGTGCAGGCGCGCTCGGCCGCCGTCGGCACGTGGCCCACCGACCTGCCGCCGCTGCTCGGCAGCCCGATCGACCACGTGCTCGCGACCCCGGGGTGGACGGTCGAGGGCTTCCGTGTCGTCGAGTCGCTCGACGACGCGGGCAGCGACCATCGCCCGATCGTCGCGACCCTGCGCCGCGCCTCGGCGGGTTGA